The Candidatus Omnitrophota bacterium genome segment GATTATTTGATATCTGTCAAAAGGGGACGTTTCCCTTTTGATGTTTTATGCTCATAAAAGGGAAACGTCCCCTTTATTACAATACATATGTTTGAACTAATTCATCAAGATAAAAATAGTAAAGCAAGGTTTGGAAGAGTGGTTACTGTGCATGGAGCTTTTGATACTCCTGCTTTTATGACTGTTGGCACGCATGCTACAGTCAAAGGGCTTATGCTCAAGGATGTCGAAGAGGCAGGTGCTCAGATAATACTTTCTAATGCTTACCATGTATTCTTGCGTCCCGGAATGGATGTAATCAGAAAAGCAGGTGGGCTGCATAGGTTTATGGGATGGGATAAACCTATACTTACTGACAGCGGGGGTTATCAGATTTTTAGCCTTGCGCTTTTCCGGAAGATGCATGATCAGGGGGTTGAATTTCAGTCGCATATCGATGGATTAAAACATTTTCTTACTCCTGAGGATGTAATTAAAATTCAGGAAACCTTAGGTTCAGATATCATGATGCCGCTTGATGAGTGCGTGCACTATCCATGTATTAAGGATCATGCCTTGGCCGCTATGGAAAGAACGATTGCCTGGGCAAAAAGATCAAAAGACACCCACCTTAATGAAAAGGGGAAATTATTCGGTATTATTCAGGGAGCAACTTATGAAGATTTACGCCTTGATTGCGCTAAGCGTTTAGTAGATATGGATTTTGACGGTTATTCTATCGGGGGAGTTTCTGTTGGCGAGAGCAGTAATCTAATATATAATATCATCGAATTAGTTACCAACCTGATCCCGGCTTCTAAGCCGCGTTATGCTATGGGTATCGGTTATCCTTTTGATATAGTGGAGGCGGTAGACCGGGGAGTGGATATGTTTGATTGTGTAATTCCTACCCGTTACGGAAGAAACGGTACGGCGTTTACCAGCTCTGGCAAAATTATCATACGTAATGCTCCATATGCGCAGGATCTTAGGCCTTTGGATGTAAAGTGCGGCTGTTACACCTGCAAGAATTTTTCCCGGGCATACCTGCGCCACTTATTTAACGCCAAGGAAATGCTAGGTTTGATATTACTTAGCCTGCATAATGTTTATTTCTTTTTGGATCTCATGCGCCAGATTCGTGCTGCGATAAAAGAAGATAGATTTAACCAATTTAAACAGATGTTCTTGATGAATTATAATAATCAGATATGCGCATAGACATTATCAGTATTTTCCCTAAAATGTTTTCTGCGGTCCTTGACGAGTCGATAATTAAACGGGCGCAGAAAAAAGGTAAAGTAAAAATATTTACTCACGATATAAGAAAGTATACTTTGGATAAACACCATAAAGTTGATGATCGTCCATTTGGTGGAGGTAGCGGTATGGTTTTGCAAGTAGAGCCTATTTTTCGGGCGCTTCAGGCAATTAAGAAAAAGATTAAGGGTAAAAGCAAAGTGATATTGTTATGTCCTCAAGGCAAAATTTATAATCAAAGTTATACCAAGAAGCTATCCAAGTGCAAAAATCTCATATTTATTTGCGGACACTATGAAGGGATAGATGAAAGAGTGCGGCTCTATTTGGCGGATGAAGAGATTTCAATAGGGGATTATGTTTTAACAGGCGGAGAACTTGCTGCTATGGTTATAGTGGATAGTGTAGTCAGGCTTATCCCCGGAGTTTTGGGTGATAAAAATTCCTTGAATTTTGAGTCATTCGAAGGTAATCTATTAGAATATCCGCAATACAGCCGTCCGGCTCAATTTAAAAAGTGGCTGGTACCTGAAGTTTTGGTTTCTGGTGCTCATGATAGAATTGAGGCTTGGCGTAAACATGAGGCGTTTAAGCGGACCCGCGCCAGGCGGCCGGATTTACTGAAAAATGAAAACCATGGTAATGATTCAGTTTTTGGAAGTCACCGACGAAGTGTCATTGCGAGCCCGAAGGGCGAAGCAATCTTTTAAAAGATTGCTTCGTCGCTTTCGCTCCTCGCAATGACACGGTTACTTTTAATATCTGAACTGTTACAAAGTATCAGAAAGGAGCAACAGTAATGGATATAAAATCAATCGAGGCAGGATTTGCCAAAAAAGAGATGCCCGCTATTAATGTCGGAGATACGGTAAAGGTGCTTACCAGGATCCCGGAAGGCCCGGATAAATTCCGGCTTCACCCTTTTGAGGGGGTTATAATCGCCAAAAGCGGATCGGGTGCTAAACTAAATTTCACGGTAAGAAAAGTTTCATTTGGGGAAGGGATCGAACGTGTTTTTCCGCTTTATTCTCCGGTTATCGAGCGTATTGAACTTATACGTTCCGGTAAAGTAAAGAGATCCAAGCTTTATTATTTAAGAAATAAAATTGGAAAGCATGCTACTAAGATAGAAGGCAAAGAAGAAGAGAAAAAAGCCAGTTAGTGAAACGATACGAAAGAGAACTAAAACGTAAAGGTTTTGATTTAGTTATCGGAGTAGATGAGGCTGGGCGTGGCCCTCTAGCCGGAC includes the following:
- the tgt gene encoding tRNA guanosine(34) transglycosylase Tgt, coding for MFELIHQDKNSKARFGRVVTVHGAFDTPAFMTVGTHATVKGLMLKDVEEAGAQIILSNAYHVFLRPGMDVIRKAGGLHRFMGWDKPILTDSGGYQIFSLALFRKMHDQGVEFQSHIDGLKHFLTPEDVIKIQETLGSDIMMPLDECVHYPCIKDHALAAMERTIAWAKRSKDTHLNEKGKLFGIIQGATYEDLRLDCAKRLVDMDFDGYSIGGVSVGESSNLIYNIIELVTNLIPASKPRYAMGIGYPFDIVEAVDRGVDMFDCVIPTRYGRNGTAFTSSGKIIIRNAPYAQDLRPLDVKCGCYTCKNFSRAYLRHLFNAKEMLGLILLSLHNVYFFLDLMRQIRAAIKEDRFNQFKQMFLMNYNNQICA
- the trmD gene encoding tRNA (guanosine(37)-N1)-methyltransferase TrmD, whose amino-acid sequence is MRIDIISIFPKMFSAVLDESIIKRAQKKGKVKIFTHDIRKYTLDKHHKVDDRPFGGGSGMVLQVEPIFRALQAIKKKIKGKSKVILLCPQGKIYNQSYTKKLSKCKNLIFICGHYEGIDERVRLYLADEEISIGDYVLTGGELAAMVIVDSVVRLIPGVLGDKNSLNFESFEGNLLEYPQYSRPAQFKKWLVPEVLVSGAHDRIEAWRKHEAFKRTRARRPDLLKNENHGNDSVFGSHRRSVIASPKGEAIF
- the rplS gene encoding 50S ribosomal protein L19 produces the protein MDIKSIEAGFAKKEMPAINVGDTVKVLTRIPEGPDKFRLHPFEGVIIAKSGSGAKLNFTVRKVSFGEGIERVFPLYSPVIERIELIRSGKVKRSKLYYLRNKIGKHATKIEGKEEEKKAS